A segment of the Suncus etruscus isolate mSunEtr1 chromosome 7, mSunEtr1.pri.cur, whole genome shotgun sequence genome:
taggtcagccgcatgcaaagcaaacaccctatcgctgcaccactgctccggccccatcattgttttgttttttgggtcacacctggcagcactcaggggttactcctggctctacgctcagaaattgctcctggcaggcttgagggaccatgtgtgatgccggattcgaaccaccttccttctgtattgcaaggcaaacgccctacctccatgctatctctccggccccatttttgttttgtataattttatagtagtgcttactactgactctgaactcaggaatcacttttggcagttttctttttttttggggggggggggtgtcacacccggcgacgctcaggggttactcctggctctgcgctcagaagctgctcctggcagctcagggaaccatatggatgtcgggatttgaaccaccatccgtgcTGTGttggccagtgcaaggcaaacaccttatcgctgtgctgttgctccagccccagtcttaGCCATTTTCAAGAGAACAAATCAGGTGTTGGAGAATAAACCTAGGTTCATTGAATGcagggcaagtaccttacctgctatactatagctctggcctatatgttcctgtttttttttttttttttttttgtggtttttgggtcacacccggcagtgctcaggggttattcctggctccaggctcagaaattgctcctggcaggcacgggaggaccatatatgggacgccgggattcgaaccgatgacctcctgcatgagaggcaaacgccttacctccatgctatctctccggcccctatgttcctgtttttaaagaaaaatgtctacttAGAATGTGCCGTGAAAATTTCAGGGGCTgtggaaattaagaaaaacatgcttggggctggagtgatagtacagcaggcagggtgtttgccttgaatacaactgatctgggttcgatccccagcactttatatggtcccaaagctagccaagaatgatccctgagtacagagccaggagtaagccctgagcactgccgagtgtgacccaaaagccaaaaccaaaatgcatggctggagtgatagctcttttgccttgcacgcagctgacccaggatggacctccgcatcccatatgatcccccaagccaggagtgatttctgagtgcttagccaggagtaacccctgagtgtcactgggtgtgacccccaaaacaaagaacaacaaccaaACCAAAGTGCGTTCTTTGGTAACCAGACCGATCGAGGTAATTTTCTACTTATGTCATAACAGATGTTCTGGAGAATGCAGGAAAGTAGACATTGCTAACTCAGGTTCTCAGGGATCGGGCAGGTTCAGCACGGCAGGACACACTAAAGCTCGGTGCTGGGTGGGCTGCATTCAGGGACCCTATCTATGTTAGAGAATAGAGTGAGGTGTGGGCATCTCTGTTTGTCACCCCTCACCACAACCTCCCCTCTGGCTCTTTGAGGTCGGAGGGAGAACACTCCAAGGAGGTGGCGAAGCCATATGATTGGACCTACACCACTGACTATAAGGGCACACTCCTGGGAGAGGCGCTCAAGCTAAAGGTCAgtttattgttgatttttttgttgttgttgttgctcctgactcctggctctgttgctgactcctggctctgtactcagggatcacttttggtgaggCTGGGGATGAGGGAACCACATGGCGTTGGGGGAGGGAATAGAGCTCAGGTGGGCCAAGAGTGAGGTAGAGGTAGGCACTTAACCCCCACTCATGCCACCTTGGAATATTTGAGGTTCTTCTTCCTTCAGGTTGTCTCTACAACGGATCACATTGACACAGAGAAGCTAAAAGCCAGAGAACAGATCAAGTTTTTTGAAGAAGTTCTCCTGTTTGAAGATGAGCTTCATGACCATGGCGTGTCCAGCCTGAGTGTGAAAATTGTGAGTGTGAGGGTCTGTGCTAGGCATTCGTCGTCCTCCCTGTGTTCCTGCCCGTCATCCCTCCATACTTTCCAGCCTTCACCTCCTTATTGTCCCTGTCCTCTTCACCTTCCTCACTGTCctcctgcctgccctcctccccatcttCCCACTGGGCCTTACGTCTGGTCTCACTGTCGGTGAAATTCCACAGGGGACTTGGCCTGCACCCCTCACACCGACTGTTCACCCCGTGGAGTCTTGGAACTGAATTTGGTTGGGAGTTCATGAAAAGTTTTTGGAGTTCATTGTAAGCTTAGTTTCCTTATGACTGGAAATGTTAGAGTTGGAAATTCCTTATGATCTGTAAATGGctaacttttgttttattctatgtCCTTGTGTTCCTGGGCTTATTTAAAAATCTCTCAAGTGAAATGGGGTTGTGGCCAGGGCTGGGCCACAGTCACCCACCACATCTTAGGGTGGCTCATGACTAAATCCTATAAATGACTGTAGAATGAGCTAGCCTAGAACCTTCTTAGAACCTCCAGCAGCCTCTGTTGCTGGTGGCCAGTTCTTTAACCGAATGAGGAGCCCCAGGTGCCTTGTTTCCGTGAAGGTCTGCAGGCACTCCCATGCCTGGGATTTGGTATGTTTCCTTTTCGTTCTTACTCATCCCTCTCTAGGAAGTCTTGGTGATGCTCTGAAGACACCGTTCTGCTCCCTAACACAGGTGGGCATTGCTGTCTGCCCCACTACAAAAATGtactgagaaagaaataaaagctcaGTGATAGAGGTGAAAGTCCAGgttagggggcccagagagatagcacagcggcatttgccttgcaagcagccgatccaggaccaaaggtggttggttcgaatcccggtgtcccatatggtcccccgtgcctgccaggagctatttctgagcagacagccaggagtaacccctgagcaccgccgggtgtggcccaaaaaccaaaagaaagtccAGGTTAGGAGACAAgaacaataatagcacagtgaggaagttgtttgacttgcacacagccaacccaggtttgatttctgagaccccatatggtccctcaagcctgccaggagtgatccctgagtacagagcttggagtaagctctgagggtGTGGAcctcaaaacagaaataaaaacagtgGAGTGGGAgagcagagagaaaaaagaaagcaaacaacccaaaacaaaacaaaaaaaactaagtcCAGATTACTGTTGGTTACTGTAgctgtttattaaaataaaaatgaaacttttcATCTTACTAGGATACATATTGAGTCTTTTGAACTTTAGTATATTTTAATCTAGGAAAAGTACTTTTCTATTGTAAGAGTCTAAGACTAGGTTGTTAAATAAATCAAGAAGGTTTttagggcctgagagagagcgcacagtggtagtgcttttgccttgcatgtggccgacctgggacagacctgggttcaattcccggcatctcatatggtctccaagcctgccaggagcgatttctgagcgcagagccaggggtaactcctgagtgctgcgggtatgacccaaaaacccaaccagccccccaaaagagaaGGTTTTAAACTTTAAAGGCTGactaggggggccggagagatagcatggaggtaaggcgtttgcctttcatgcaggaggtcatcggttcgaatcccggcgtcccatatggtctcccgtgcctgccaggagcaatttctgagcctggagccaggaataatccctgagcactgctgggtgtgacccaaaaaccacaaaaaaaaaaaaaaaaaggctgactAGGGGCAGATGGTACAGACTTGTATGCTGCTAAttaacctgtgtgtgtgtgtgtgtctctaggGTGTGTGTGTAactggggccatatccagcaggctaaggatcacttctggtagttctcagggtaccctatggggtgccaaggatggaacctaggtcagccgcatgcaaggtaaattccctacccattgtgctgtcactcaagttaacataaacataaatttattattattattataattattattttggtttttgggtcacatccagcagtattcaggggccactcctggctctatgcttagaaatcacccccggcaggctctggagaccatatgggatgtcaggattcaaaccactgtccttctgaggcaaatgccctaccgctgtgctctctctgtcgcccccccccccccaggggttactcctggctctatactcagaaatcgctcctaccaggctcgggaccatatgggatgctgggattcgaaccactgtccttctgtgtctaaggcaaatgccctaccactgtgctatctctccggccccaaaacataatttcttttttttttccttatacaaACTCATTTAATCTAAGTCCATTGAAAGTCAttgacataaataaaatatttctgtgttCATCTTCCCATcagtataaaaaagaacattaattGTAAAGCTATAATAGAATGACATAAATATTGCAGTTTATGtgcaatactttatttatttattttttggattttcggccacacccatttgatgctcaggggttactcctggctaagtgctcagaaattgaccctggcttgggggaccatatgggatgccgggggatcgaaccgaggtccttccttggctagtgcttgcaaggcagacaccttacctctagcgccacctcactggccccacttccttttttttaaatatctttatttaaataccttgattataaacatgattctggttgggtttcaatcatgtaaagaaaaccccccttcaccagttcaacattcccatccccaatgacccaaatctccctcctccctaccccacccccacctgtactccagataggctttctgcttccctcattcattctcattattaggatagttctcaatatagttatttctctaactgcactcatcactctttgtggtgagcttcatgaagtgagctggaacttccagccctcctctcttttttctctgaaaattattgcaagaatgtcttttttttcttttcttttcttttcttttttttggtttttgggccacacccggcggtgctcaggggttactcctggttgtctgctcagaaatagctcctggcaggcacgggggaccatatgggacactgggattcgaaccaaccacctttggtgctggattgactgcttgcaaggcaaacacagctgtgctatctctctgggcccgtcttttttttttttcttaaaacccatagatgagtgagactaattttgtgtctctctccctctgacttatttcactcagcataatagattccatgtacatccatgtataggaaaagttcatgacttcatctctcctgacggctgcataatattccattgtgtatatgtaccacagtttctttagccattcatctgttgaagggcatcttggttgtttccagagtcttgctatggtaaatagtgctgcaatgaatataggtgtaaggaagggattttttttttttttttttttggtttttgggccacacccggaggtgctcaggggttactcctggctgtctgctcagaaatagctcctggcaggcacgggggaccatatgggacaccgggatttaaaccaccacctttggtcctggattggctgcttgcaagtctgtcttgctgtgctgtctctccgggcccaaggaagggatttttgtattgtatttttgtgttcctatggtatatccctaggagtaaaaaataatttaagactaATAAGATGTGATTAAAATATCAGTGTCTTCTTTTCCCCCCAGAGAGTTATGCCTTCTAGCTTTTTCCTGCTGCTGCGATTTTTTCTGCGCATCGATGGGGTGCTTATCCGGATGAACGACACTAGGCTATACCACGAGGTATGTTCTTTGTGGAACCCGGACACCGTCATGCAACAGCCActtctccttctttcttgtcAGCCAGCAAGTTTGACATTAAGCatttcctgttttgtttgtttgtttgtttgtttggcaggggttgggggacccacacctgactatactcaggacttacttcttactcagtgctcagtgatcatgaCCAAATGGCTCATTACCAAATCCTCCAAATGACTGCAGAATGAGCTAGCTTAGAACCTTCTTAGAACCCCTTCCTAGTGGGGTTCAGAGGGccttataagatgccaggaatcaaacccacatcatGTCTCTTCAGCTACATCATTGTTGAGTTTGGAAAACGAATAGGACATGTTTGGTGTGTGAAGATTTTTTTAGGTGTTAAAGATAGTATTAGCTACTGAAACAGTGATCGCTGCTGATTtacactttttatatttaaatgtcatttttttttttttttttttttttggtttttgggccacacccgtttgacgctcaggggttactcctggctatgcgctcagaaatcacccctggcttgggggaccatatgggacaccgggggatcgaaccgcggtccatccgcttgcaaggcagacacctaacgtgtagcgccaccttcccgggccctaaatgtcatttttttataATGAACATTATTCTGTTTGAAAGATTAAGGGAATAGATACTCTTGTGATTCCACTTGATATTGACTATATTACAGAAAATGCAATaaactgcattcttttttttttgttttgtttgttttttttgttttgggttttgggtcacacccaacagtgctcagggttactcctggctctgtgctcagggttactcctggctctgtgctcagaaatcgttcctggtaatcttgggggaccatatgggatgttattctgggtctgctgcatgcaaggcaaaacccctactgctgtgctatttctctggccccataaactgCATTCTAAACCctaatttaaaaatcttatagTTAGGGCTGGAGCTattgtacagtggggagggtgcttatcTTACATGTActtgatctgggtttaatcccagcatcccatgtgattctcTGAggactgccagtagtgattcaggagttcagaaccaagaataacttctgggcatgccaggtgtggccaaaaatttaaaaaaaaaagagagagaaatatgaagggccagaatgatagcacagtggaaagggtgtttgccttgcatgctgccaacctgagtttgatccccagcattttttatggtctcccaagcctgccaggagtgatttctaagcacagagccaggagtaacccctgagcgctgctaggtgttcTCTCTcaatcatatatatattcaaataactgATAACACTAAATAAAAggtctttattgtttttattttattttatttttgaggccacccctatggtgctcagggcttacttgagGCTCTATGCCCAGGGATTGGGGTTACCGGTGCTCAAACCTGGTTGGACCTGTGGCCTGGTGTTTTATCCTATCACCAGGAACAGTGTGAACTCTCTGCCTTGTTTCTCTCCCATGGTGTGGGTTGACTGTTTATGCCTATGTCTGAGGCCACTGGAACGTGCAGGTTTTGGGGTCTGTTCTGATCTGGGAAAAAGTGATTGGGCTCTTTTATGCCTGCATGCAGTATTCTGTGAATTTCCCCGTTTTTTTGTAAACTGCTTGCACTTCTCTCTAACCAAGGGTCCATAGCTGTGTGTGAACTCACCTTAGCCTTTAATTTCTCTCACGCCAGGCTGACAAGACCTATATGTTGCGGGAATATACATCGAGAGAGAGCAGAATTGCCAATTTAATGGTACAGTATCTTCGTACATTTTTTTAGGGGGTACtgtttggctctatgctcagggataccTCCTGGCAGGACCCAGAGGACTATGGGGGTTGCACGAGAGCCAACTGGACCAGCCAACTGCGGAGCCCTAACCCTTCCTCTGACCCCTGGACCTTGAGTCTACAGTCTACATATCAGTGTTCGGACACTGGTTCATGTTTGATTTTTGACCAGGTTTTCGGGGAGGCGGCAGTCCTTTTGCCTGTGCTTTTACATGGCATGTGCATGCGGGGTGGGTGTGAACTGAACCCCTCAGCCTACATCCTGGCATCTTGTGGAGGGTTGGTGTGGTTTGAAGAGTTACTCAAGAGTCCACTACAGACCATTCCAGTAGCTACCTGAGGGCTGGCATCCAAGGTAAAGGAGCAAGAGAGAAAGGGCATTGAATTAACCTTATTGAGCTCCTCGAACCATCTGTAATCAGGACCTCCAGCCCCTGTGATCTCTGAGCTCTTTCTGTAGTAAGTAAGACTGTCTGGGGCATCCAGCTGGGCCCTGAGTCATCTTCTATGTCCTTCCCTCGTAATTTAGGGCCTGCCCTGTGACTACTTGAGCTGAAACATTTACCTAAGGTCACGAGTGCATTGATGGGGCCTGCATGCTTCGAGCATGCATGTGGGATCTTTTCATTCATGCCACTGTTTGTGCTTTCAGCATGTTTCGCCGGCCCTCTTCACAGAACCCAATGAGATCTCACAGTATTTGCCCATAAAGGAGGCCATCAGTGAGAAGCTCTTGTTTCCTGAACGAATTGATTCAAACCCTGCAGACTCACAGGAAAAGACTCTGCTGAATTAGCAGATGAGGCAGCGAGGATGCGGCCTGAGCCTGGGACCCCCAGCTTGCACCCCCAACTTGATGGGACAATATTTTTCCAAGGAGGTTCAGCGGCTTTGTTTATGCCGAGTTCCTGTAGCcttaaaggaaaataatgaaataaaaggttTGTTGTAGGCAGGCCCCACAGCACCGTGGTGTATCTGTCTGTCCTGACTACTTCCAGTACCTGTAGTCACAGCTTAACTGGGACGCAGCTACAGAGGGGGCCACAAGCTGTGGCCATCACaaccctctcttctccccttagGCTCCTGAACTGTGCTGGTTGCTGCTAAGAAATGTAACTCCCACGTCACACATAAGAGAATCAGTGAGGTAGCGGTTCCACCTTAATTTTACTCTGGGTTTTGAAGGACAAAGCACATCTCCTCCGTGGACCCCAAAACTCATATTGTTTGAGTGCCTCAGCTCTTTGACCTGAGGATTGGGGCAGGAAATGATTTTCCACCCTCCCAGTGCTGTAGCAAGTGAGCAAGACAGCACCTGGCCTGTGATGTCTGAATATTCGTATTGAGGGTCCAAGATACTCCAGGAGTAGAATGCTTTACCTGGTGCACAGCTGACCTAGGGTCAATCCCTGAtagcccaaagcactgccaggagtgaaccctggcaTTACTGGGTATTCCCCTAAACCCCAGCCCcaaatataaacttattttcttctctttctcccttcttcctttcctccctccctcccttcctctctctctctctctctgtctctgtctctctcactctctctcttttaagcAATTATGAGACTAGTTATTAAAGCATCTACGTTTTCTGTTTAAATTATTTGAGTTGTAGCTGTGGAAGAGAAAAGggcttgtttttaaatatataagccccctttttttctttttgaactctCTGTCTTTAATATTGCATAGAATTGAGTAGAAAGTAATTTGTTCAAGACATAGGTGGTAAAGAAGACAAGCAAAGGAAGTTTCACTAACCGTTTAGTGACTAGGATGGGTCTTCCATCTTTGGCCATCCTGTTTGCCTTTCTAAGTGCTCTGGAGTCAGGGGAAGGTGGTTGGTGGAGAGCGAGTCAGGAACTGCTGGAGACGGATTTGTGGTTTTTGTTCCTTGTCATGGTGCCTAGTGTCCCTATGGCTGCACTTGGCAGACCTGCGCCTCACAATTAGACGTGCATTGGCCACATGACCCGCTCAAGTCCctcaaatgaatattttaattataattttttttacaaaaaaaagcctctctttctctttccttgtctTCAGGCACTGAGCCAGTGAGCCACACCACACCCAGCCTTTTTCTGACTTGAAAAAAACAGTTGCACATATTTCCACATGATGCATATATCACTCAAGATTACCTAGTGTGCAAGAATTAGCTAGGTTCCTTAGGTAATTACCTGAGGATACATTTTTATGAAgcagaggctagagcaataggacagcaaggacagcatttgcctttgcacactgctgacctgggttatgACCCCAGTACCCCATTGGGTCTCTTAAGCacctacaggagtgattcctgagtgcagagccaggagtaatccttgaacaccactgggtttggccccaaaacaaaatataaagcccCCAAATTTTCATGAGGCAGACATGATGAGGAAAATCATGATTACTCCAACTGATGACTTTGTTGAGCTAATTTTATGAGCCAAATGTGCTCACGGATGGTTCAGTGCTGGGTGGGCTTCTGCAACATTAGCTACAAGTTTTAGAAACATCAAGATTTTTGTTGGCTTTGAGAAAATATACAGCCtgtatattataaataacaaatGTTTTTTAGGACTGGAATGTATATAAATCATACCTCAATTCACCTTATTTATTTCCCATGCATATTTGAACAAACacattacttataaaattttaagacaaaaaaGTGTGAAAGAATATTCATTATCTGGAAGtttgtattcatatatatacatatatataaacacataaactTGATTCAAATGTCTTAGTTCCCAAGTCACTCATAGATAACTAAAACATTATAGAGGTTTCAaagaaactttattattatttttttggttttgggactacacctggtgatgctcagggcttactcctggctatacactcagaaattgctcctggcttgggggaccatatggaagatgccagggatcaaaccaacgtCTCCTAGGTtaaagaataggggctggagtggtggtgcgaGTTGTGGAGCAGTTGCCTTGcccgaggctgacctaggatgaaccacccccaagccaggagtgatttctgagcgcataaccaggagtaaaccctgtgcatcaccaggtgtagccaaaaaaacaaaaatttttttttcagtggagGTAAAAGTGAACCCATTTCCAAGAATTCGTTATCTTCTGTGGGGAGAAGTCAATAAAATCTGACCCCTTCATACATAGATGCATGCATttgatatttattgttccaaatatctTTTTGTAAGAGGGAATAAAATCAACAAGTGTTCATCTTGTTCCACTACTTCGTTTCCTGTGATTTCTCCaaagctgaactgaaaacctttAAAATGGGCACAGTGTCCTCGTGCCTCATATCAGGTTCAGGTGCCTGCTGGATCCAGgacccagctttttttttttttttttttgtctttttgggtcacacctggcgacactcaagggttactcctggctctatgctcagaaatcgttcctggcaggctcgggagaccatatgggatgtcaggatttgaactaccgcccttctgcatgcaaggcaaacggcttacctccatgctatctctccggcccccagggccCAGCTTTCAGTGTTGCAGGGCACTCTCCCAGcaccttttctgggaggggtactcacaaacagtgctcaggggcacatTCTGGAACAGTGGGCTCTGTTTGGGCCTCATGGTGTCAGGGATCACCTGGTCTACAATCACTAGAAGTCTACACCCAGCGATGCCAGGAGACTCATGCCAAGCTGTGGATCCAACTCAGGACCCTGAGCATAACCTCAGAGACCCTGGTATTTTGAATTTTGGTTGGAGCCAGAACCCGCTGTGTTCAGGGGGTCCACCTGGAGTGTCAGATGAAACTCTGCCTGGTAAACATGCGAGGCCAACGCCCTCTCCACTGTATGAAGGCTCTGGGTTGGGACCGTCCTGTCCTCAGGGCCATTTAGATGCTTGTCCTAAGACTGGAGGAGAAACCCAAGACTTTGTCGAGTGACTTCCTGACAGCCTGGGGCTCGACCACATTCTTCTAaagcagggtctcaaactcgcggcccgcgggccgtttgcggccctcctacaacattttgtggcccgcggcaggccttcaaatatcgcagtatttgcgattattcgcttaccgaataatcgcaataaaaaatcgcattagtaagaaaagaatcgcagttccgttcggggtatgcaaatgtttaatgcgatttttttgttttatttttttgttttgttttgttttttggtttttgggccacacccggcggtgctcaggggtttctcctggctgtctgctcagaaatagctcctggcaggcacgggggaccatatgggacaccgggattcgaaccaaccacctttggtcctggatcggctgcttgcaaggcaaacgccgctgcgctatctctccgggccctgcgattttttcttactagtgcgatttttgattgcgaatattcggtgagcgaaatc
Coding sequences within it:
- the TIPRL gene encoding TIP41-like protein; amino-acid sequence: MMIHGFQSSHRDFSFGPWKLTAAKTHIMKSADVEKLANELHMPSLPEMMFGDNVLRILHCSGFGIEFNAADALRCVNNCQGMLKVACAEEWQESRSEGEHSKEVAKPYDWTYTTDYKGTLLGEALKLKVVSTTDHIDTEKLKAREQIKFFEEVLLFEDELHDHGVSSLSVKIRVMPSSFFLLLRFFLRIDGVLIRMNDTRLYHEADKTYMLREYTSRESRIANLMHVSPALFTEPNEISQYLPIKEAISEKLLFPERIDSNPADSQEKTLLN